GGACAACCTTATCACCATGGTAATTCAGAAATTATCAAGAAAAGATCTCTGGCTATATATAAAGAAGATGCTGGTAAACCTATCAGAAAATCTCACGAAAATCCGGACATTATTAAGCTTTACGAAGAATTCCTTGGTAAGCCGATGAGTGAAAAAGCTCACCATCTGCTACATACTCACTATTTTGATAAAACTGGTAAATAGTGTAAAATAAATCACGGAATTTAAAGGAGAATTACAATGTGTGAATCTACTCATATAAATAAAGATCAAAAAGCTCAGATTCTTGAAATATGTAAAAATTTCAGAAATGATGCTGGTGAACTTATAAATGTTCTTCACAAAACTCAGCATCTTATTGGTTATTTGCCAAGAGAAGCTCAAGAAATCATTGCTGAAGGTTTGAACATTAGTGTTGCTAAAGTATTCGGAGTTGTATCTTTCTATTCTTTCTTCACTATGGAACCTAAAGGAGAACATCCTATATCAATTTGTACAGGTACCGCTTGTTATGTAAGGGGTGCTGAAAAGGTACTTGATGAATTCAAGAAACAACTTAAAATCCAAGTTGGCGAAACAACTGAAGATGGAAAATTCTCAATTGACTGTCTAAGATGTGTTGGTGCTTGTGGTCTTGCACCGGTTGTTATGGTTGGTGAAAAGGTTTACGGAAGTGTAAAACCAGAAGATGTTAAGCATATCATCGCTAACTACGTGTAAGAATTAGAATCTTTGGAATAAAAAGCCCCGAATTTCGGGGCTTTTTTATATTGCTAGAACCTAATTCATCTATCTGTTTTTTCATTTTTAAATTATATAACATCTAATTTTATTGGTAAGAATAACAAAGAAAAAATACTATCTAATATGATTGTTTGAATTTATCAAAATATGAAAATCATCTAAATAAAAAAACCACTCATACTTGAGTGGTTTTTCATAATAAAAAATAGAAAATATTGAATTAAACTTTTGAAAGTCCAAGTTCAAGATCAGCAATTATATCATCAACATTTTCAAGACCAACAGATATTCTAACCGTATTAGGTTTGATACCAGCAACTTCTAATTCTTCAACTGAATAAGGAGAGTGAGTCATAGATGCTGGATGCTGGATAAGAGTATCACAATCACCAAGGCTTACAGCTAATGTACAAAGTTTTAGATTGTCACAGAATCTTGCAGCTTCAGCTTTAGTTGATCCCACTTCAAAGCTAACAAGTCCACTTCCTCTTTTCATTTGCTTTTTGAAAAGATCAAATTTTGGATTTGTTTCTTCAAGCCCAGGATACGCTACATTGCTAATTTTTTCTTGTTTAAGAAGCCATTTTGCAACTATTTCAGCATTGTCTGAGTGTTTCTCCATTCTAACTGCAAGTGTTTTAATACCTCTAAGGATTAGCCATGCATTGAAAGGAGAGATAATACCTCCAAGATCAAGTTGAGTATCAAGTCTAAGTGAGTTTATAAACTGTTGTTCACCAACTATAAATCCAGAGATAACATCACCGTGACCATTAAGATATTTTGTTCCAGAATGCATAACCATAGTAGCACCATGTTGCAATGGTTTTTGCAAATATGGAGAACAGAATGTATTGTCAACACAGAATGGAATATTATGTTTTTTACAAACATTTGCAATCATTTCAATATCAATTAATCTTAATGTTGGATTTGCTGGAGTTTCAAGGAAAACTAATTTTGTATTTGCATCAATTTTACTTTCTAACTCATCAGCACAGTCACCAGAAATAAACCTAGCTTCAATTTTATGTTTTGGAAGAACATGAGTTGCAAGACCCATTGTACCGCCATAAACTGTAGAACCACAAATATAATTATCTCCTGCACCACAGAAGTGAAGAACTAAGTGAGATATTGCAGCCATACCAGATCCAAAAGCCACACAATCATCAGCACCTTCCATTGAAGCAATAACTTGCTCTAAAGCTCTGTGAGTTGGATTTGTTACTCTTGTGTAGATATAACCGTCAGCTTCACCAAGAAAGCATTTTCCGCCATGTTCAGTTGATTCGAATTGGAAGGTTGAGGTTTGGTGAATTGGTAATGAAACGGATCCGTGTTGATCTTTAAAATCGTGACCATGAATCATTAAAGTTTCGAATTTATAGTTTTTATTTCTCATTTTTCTCTCTATTTCTTTTTTTCTAAAAGTTCTGTAAGTACACCTTGTGTAGATTTTGGGTGAATGAAAGCTATTCTGTGTCCACCTGCTCCGATTCTTGGAACTTCATCAATTAATTTATAACCTTGTTCTTTTAGTTCATTTATAGCCTGTTCAACATTCTCAACTTCGTAGCAAATATGGTGAAGACCTTCTCTATTTTTTTCAAGAAATTTTGAAATAGGTGATCTTTCTGATTTCCCTTGAAGAAGTTCAATTTTACTTTCTCCAACATGGAACATCGCCACAAGAACATCCTGATCTTCCACATATTCAGTATGATAATCTGCTTCACCTGTAATTGCGACGTATTTTTGAGCAGCTTCTTCCAAATTGCTCACTGCAATACCTACGTGATTGATTTTCTTTAGTTTTGACATCTCAACTCCCATAGATGTTAATTTTTTGTAAGTCTCATATTATTATAGAATTATCATAAAGTCAAATGTTTTGATTAGTAAGTTTTTTATTCAATATTAAACAATTACAACAATTCTATAATGAGATTATAATGATTATTGACATTGAAAAAAAATATAACTCACATTATTTTCTATTCAAATTATGGAGAAAAAATTGAGAAGAAATATTTATGGTTTGACTTATGATAATCTTGAAAATGAGATTCTGTCATCAGGTGGAAAAAAATTTAATACTAAACAGATATGGCAATGGCTTTACAGAAAAGATACAGATGATTTTGAGGCAATGTCTGATTTGTCAAAAGATTTAAGGAAAATTTTAAATGATAAATTCTGTTCTGAACTTTTAGAACTTG
This Candidatus Delongbacteria bacterium DNA region includes the following protein-coding sequences:
- the mce gene encoding methylmalonyl-CoA epimerase, whose amino-acid sequence is MSKLKKINHVGIAVSNLEEAAQKYVAITGEADYHTEYVEDQDVLVAMFHVGESKIELLQGKSERSPISKFLEKNREGLHHICYEVENVEQAINELKEQGYKLIDEVPRIGAGGHRIAFIHPKSTQGVLTELLEKKK
- the nuoE gene encoding NADH-quinone oxidoreductase subunit NuoE, which encodes MCESTHINKDQKAQILEICKNFRNDAGELINVLHKTQHLIGYLPREAQEIIAEGLNISVAKVFGVVSFYSFFTMEPKGEHPISICTGTACYVRGAEKVLDEFKKQLKIQVGETTEDGKFSIDCLRCVGACGLAPVVMVGEKVYGSVKPEDVKHIIANYV
- a CDS encoding aminotransferase class I/II-fold pyridoxal phosphate-dependent enzyme, which translates into the protein MRNKNYKFETLMIHGHDFKDQHGSVSLPIHQTSTFQFESTEHGGKCFLGEADGYIYTRVTNPTHRALEQVIASMEGADDCVAFGSGMAAISHLVLHFCGAGDNYICGSTVYGGTMGLATHVLPKHKIEARFISGDCADELESKIDANTKLVFLETPANPTLRLIDIEMIANVCKKHNIPFCVDNTFCSPYLQKPLQHGATMVMHSGTKYLNGHGDVISGFIVGEQQFINSLRLDTQLDLGGIISPFNAWLILRGIKTLAVRMEKHSDNAEIVAKWLLKQEKISNVAYPGLEETNPKFDLFKKQMKRGSGLVSFEVGSTKAEAARFCDNLKLCTLAVSLGDCDTLIQHPASMTHSPYSVEELEVAGIKPNTVRISVGLENVDDIIADLELGLSKV